The following are encoded in a window of Artemia franciscana chromosome 5, ASM3288406v1, whole genome shotgun sequence genomic DNA:
- the LOC136027349 gene encoding solute carrier family 53 member 1-like translates to MKFQQHLKANCTPEWRTQYINYEQMKKMLSRVKTEAEISERPINSMKTVFDEEFIPFCEKELKKVTSFFKEKLAEAIRKQNSLLTDLEIAKDAVSGRIGRFGSLKRPKRKTKDLKLAYSEFYLSLILLKNYQALNFTGFRKILKKHDKILQTDNGNKWQIENVVKAHFHTDKKVDLIIKEIEELYTREFENGDRHRAMKRLRVPPLGVQKTQWSIFTVGFFLGIFILLFLEICLFPLINFQTPNPINQEGCNSSSNSSHYFGQRKFNDEKSSFSNEYNWNIFLRLYRGPFWITLSLCLIGVNLAAWRKNGINHVLIFELDPRSNFLAKHLYILSTVLGICWCLSILGFFYGTAIGIPPFIFPLMLVIIKLLVLVVPVPMLRNPQKWLWTVLGRIVMAPFCQVKFADFWLADQLMSLNRVFADTDDFITIYVSNKWYTSGGFCDIVVNTVWWINLILLCLPPWFRFAQCIRRYWDSHEKFPHLANAAKYATTFPTVIFSSLLGAFPYHPQSQVFNALWIVFLCLSSIYGLIWDLKMDWGLLNLKAENIFLREDLLYSSPWYYYGAIISDILLRFNWAFSISFSETGLLSTELATTIFGTFEILRRFIWNFFRLENEHLNNCGKFRAVRDISVKPLVINKAGDIVEMVNFEFKDTDKIA, encoded by the coding sequence ATGAAATTTCAACAGCATCTGAAAGCCAACTGCACTCCTGAATGGCGCACACAATATATCAACTACGAACAGATGAAGAAAATGTTATCTAGAGTCAAAACTGAGGCTGAAATATCAGAAAGACCAATAAATAGCATGAAAACTGTATTTGACGAAGAGTTTATACCCTTTTGCGAGaaggaattgaaaaaagttacttcgttttttaaagaaaagctaGCAGAAGCTATTAGAAAGCAAAACAGTTTATTAACAGACCTTGAAATTGCAAAAGATGCAGTAAGTGGTCGAATTGGACGCTTTGGTTCATTAAAAAGGccgaaaagaaaaacaaaagatttgAAACTAGCTTACAGTGAATTCTACCTAAGTCTAATTCTGCTGAAAAATTACCAAGCTCTAAACTTTACCGGATTTCGAAAAATCCTCAAAAAGCATGACAAAATTCTGCAAACAGATAATGGCAATAAATGGCAAATAGAGAATGTAGTAAAAGCACACTTTCACACAGATAAAAAAGTGGACTTAATCATCAAAGAAATCGAAGAGCTTTATACTCGAGAATTTGAAAATGGAGACAGACATCGTGCAATGAAGCGATTACGAGTCCCTCCACTAGGCGTGCAGAAAACACAATGGTCAATATTTACTGTGGGTTTTTTCCTTGgtatctttattttacttttccttgagaTTTGCTTGTTTCCCTTGATCAATTTTCAGACACCAAACCCTATAAATCAAGAGGGATGTAATAGCAGCAGCAATAGTAGTCATTATTTTGGTCAACGAAAATTTAATGATGAAAAATCATCATTCAGTAATGAATACAATTGGAACATATTTTTAAGACTTTATAGAGGACCATTTTGGATTACTTTGAGCCTATGTCTCATTGGTGTAAACTTGGCAGCATGGAGAAAAAATGGAATTAATCACGTTTTAATATTTGAGTTGGACCCCAGAAGTAATTTTTTGGCCAAACATCTGTACATTCTATCAACGGTGCTTGGCATATGCTGGTGTTTAAGTATCCTTGGATTCTTTTATGGAACAGCTATAGGAATACCACCTTTTATATTTCCTCTGATGCTTGTTATCATAAAGTTACTAGTCTTAGTAGTTCCAGTTCCAATGCTGAGAAATCCTCAAAAATGGTTATGGACTGTCCTTGGACGAATAGTTATGGCACCATTCTGCCAGGTAAAATTCGCAGACTTTTGGCTAGCAGACCAGTTAATGAGTTTAAACCGTGTTTTCGCCGATACAGATGATTTTATCACCATTTATGTATCAAATAAGTGGTATACCTCAGGAGGATTTTGTGATATTGTTGTGAATACTGTATGGTGGATTAACTTAATATTACTATGTTTGCCGCCTTGGTTTAGATTTGCACAGTGCATCCGGCGATATTGGGATTCACATGAGAAGTTCCCTCATTTGGCAAATGCGGCAAAGTACGCTACAACATTTCCCACCGTTATATTTTCTAGTTTGCTAGGTGCTTTTCCCTATCATCCTCAGTCCCAGGTGTTTAATGCATTATGGattgtttttttgtgtctttcCAGCATATACGGACTTATTTGGGATTTGAAAATGGATTGGGGTCTCTTAAACCTCAAGGCCGAGAATATTTTTCTACGAGAAGACTTGTTATACAGCTCACCTTGGTACTATTACGGTGCAATAATTAGTGATATCTTGCTTCGATTTAATTGGGCCTTTTCAATATCTTTCAGTGAAACAGGACTTTTAAGCACTGAGCTCGCTACAACCATTTTTGGCACATTTGAAATACTCCGAAGGTTTATTTGGAACTTCTTCAGGCTAGAAAATGAGCACTTGAACAACTGTGGAAAGTTTAGAGCGGTCCGTGATATTTCAGTTAAACCACTGGTGATAAACAAAGCTGGTGACATTGTTGAAATGGTCAACTTCGAGTTTAAAGATACAGATAAGATAGCATAA